One genomic segment of Ferrimonas sp. YFM includes these proteins:
- a CDS encoding MMPL family transporter, with amino-acid sequence MTTRMVNWIEQVLFRSRKTVLIMFALATVALGYSAGQLKMDAAFTKNIPLNHPYMETYLKHREQFGGANSIMVAVEDSSGNIFNPKFFEVLREIHDQLFFIEGVNRSQVKSLYSPSTRFTEVVEDGFQGGPVIPADFRPTEEGLAIVRANIEKAGAVGRLVADDFSAAMVSAQLMDRVSLNEEERAKAQAEGRSDMTKPLDVLALAETLEQELRVKYQDDTIKVHIIGFAKMAGDVAEGAAGVVGFFAVALVITALMVYYFCHSPKLTILPLLCSMVAVVWQLGGLTVLGFGLDPMSILVPFLVFAIGVSHGVQMINAVGHKVAEGQSAKGAAQLAFRSLLVPGGVALLSDTIGFLTLLSIDIGIIRELAITASLGVAVIILTNLVLLPILLSYVSFSENYLERVRAEHAKVSPVWKAISVFASKPWALVIVVVAAVAYLVGYEKSQEMKIGDLHAGAPALKSDSRYNLDTAFITDNFTITTDVLTVIVEAFPEACTYHHVLERIDRFQWQMENVPGVESAASLASVAKVVNGGFNEGNPRWRVLPRTTATLVQSVGRVPTSTGLLNNDCSVMPVYLFLKDHKAVTIDTVVAEVKKLQGEYDTDELKFRLASGPVGVMASTNEAVEEAQGPMMLYVYSAVFLLCLISFRSIRATISVIVPLYLVSTLAQALMSMLEIGLTVSTLPVIALGVGIGVDYGIYILSSMSIMLRDGHSVQEAYLKALCDRGNAVVFTGITLAVGVSTWVFSALKFQMDMGIMLTFMFLVNMLAAIILLPAMVKLLWFNRKA; translated from the coding sequence ATGACCACAAGGATGGTGAACTGGATTGAGCAGGTGCTGTTCCGCAGCAGAAAGACCGTTCTGATCATGTTTGCGCTGGCAACTGTCGCCCTGGGCTACAGTGCCGGCCAGCTGAAGATGGACGCGGCGTTTACCAAAAACATCCCCCTGAATCACCCCTATATGGAGACCTACCTCAAGCACCGTGAACAGTTTGGCGGCGCCAACAGCATCATGGTGGCGGTGGAGGACTCCAGCGGCAACATCTTCAACCCCAAGTTCTTTGAAGTGCTGCGAGAAATTCACGACCAGCTGTTCTTCATCGAAGGGGTCAATCGCAGCCAGGTCAAATCCCTCTATTCCCCCTCGACCCGTTTCACCGAAGTGGTGGAAGACGGCTTCCAGGGCGGGCCGGTAATCCCCGCCGATTTCCGTCCCACCGAGGAGGGGCTGGCCATCGTCCGCGCCAACATCGAGAAGGCCGGCGCGGTGGGACGGCTGGTGGCCGATGACTTCAGTGCCGCCATGGTCAGTGCCCAGCTGATGGACCGGGTCTCCCTCAATGAGGAGGAGCGGGCCAAGGCTCAGGCCGAAGGTCGCAGTGACATGACCAAGCCCCTGGATGTACTGGCCCTGGCCGAGACCCTGGAGCAGGAGCTTAGGGTGAAGTACCAGGATGACACCATCAAGGTGCACATCATCGGCTTTGCCAAGATGGCGGGCGATGTGGCCGAAGGGGCGGCCGGGGTCGTGGGCTTCTTCGCCGTGGCGCTGGTGATCACCGCATTGATGGTGTACTACTTCTGCCATAGCCCCAAGCTGACCATCTTGCCCCTGTTGTGTTCCATGGTGGCCGTGGTGTGGCAGCTTGGCGGTCTGACCGTGCTGGGATTCGGCCTGGATCCCATGTCCATTCTGGTGCCCTTTCTGGTGTTCGCCATCGGCGTGAGCCATGGGGTGCAGATGATCAACGCCGTGGGCCATAAGGTGGCCGAAGGGCAGAGCGCCAAGGGCGCGGCCCAGCTGGCGTTCCGCAGCCTGCTGGTGCCCGGTGGCGTGGCGCTGCTGTCGGACACCATCGGCTTTCTGACTTTACTCTCCATCGACATCGGCATCATCCGCGAGCTGGCCATCACCGCGTCCCTGGGTGTGGCGGTGATCATCCTGACCAACCTGGTGCTGCTGCCAATCCTGCTCTCCTACGTCAGTTTCAGCGAGAATTACCTGGAGCGGGTCAGGGCGGAACACGCCAAGGTGTCGCCGGTCTGGAAAGCGATATCCGTGTTTGCCTCCAAGCCCTGGGCCCTGGTGATTGTAGTGGTTGCCGCCGTCGCCTATCTGGTGGGGTATGAGAAATCCCAGGAGATGAAGATTGGCGACCTGCATGCCGGTGCGCCGGCACTGAAGTCGGACAGCCGCTACAACCTGGACACCGCCTTCATCACCGACAACTTCACCATCACCACAGACGTGCTGACGGTGATTGTGGAAGCCTTCCCCGAGGCCTGCACCTATCATCATGTGCTGGAGCGCATCGACCGCTTCCAGTGGCAGATGGAAAACGTACCCGGGGTAGAGTCCGCCGCCAGCCTGGCCTCGGTGGCCAAGGTGGTCAACGGCGGCTTCAACGAGGGTAATCCCAGATGGCGGGTGCTGCCACGCACCACCGCTACTCTGGTGCAGTCTGTAGGTCGGGTGCCCACCTCCACCGGTCTGCTCAACAACGACTGTTCGGTGATGCCCGTGTACCTGTTCCTCAAGGACCACAAGGCGGTGACCATCGACACCGTGGTGGCCGAGGTGAAGAAGCTGCAGGGTGAGTACGACACCGATGAGCTGAAGTTCCGTCTGGCCTCGGGTCCGGTTGGGGTGATGGCGTCCACCAACGAAGCGGTGGAAGAGGCCCAGGGCCCCATGATGCTCTATGTCTACAGCGCGGTATTCCTGCTCTGTCTGATAAGCTTCCGCTCCATCCGGGCCACCATTTCGGTGATTGTTCCCCTGTACCTGGTGTCCACCCTGGCCCAGGCGCTGATGAGCATGCTCGAGATTGGCTTGACGGTGAGCACCTTGCCGGTGATCGCCCTGGGTGTGGGCATCGGTGTGGACTATGGCATCTACATCCTGTCGAGCATGTCCATCATGCTTCGTGATGGCCATTCGGTCCAGGAAGCCTATCTCAAGGCGCTGTGCGACCGGGGCAATGCGGTGGTTTTCACCGGCATCACCCTGGCGGTGGGAGTAAGCACCTGGGTGTTCTCGGCGCTTAAGTTCCAGATGGACATGGGGATAATGTTGACGTTTATGTTCCTAGTGAACATGTTAGCCGCGATTATTCTCCTTCCGGCAATGGTTAAGTTGTTGTGGTTTAATCGAAAAGCCTGA
- a CDS encoding YCF48-related protein has translation MDTTMRLMMLIPLALMGGHAMAEPPAPTPLAAIQVPKAQTSPMMSLSPAGDALVAVGSRGQVLIKTSGNEVWQQAEVPVSTLLTRVFMLNDQQGWAVGHDAAILHTADGGRSWSLQQWRPDLEVPLLDIHFRNESEGVAVGAYGQLFRTKDGGRSWQFEYLDSLLIEDDRLYLEEIRADSEEDYLAERAAMLPHINRILALPGGDLFAVGEMGLMARSNDYGRTWQRLPEIYFGSLSDMAMDDDGRWVVVGLRGNAFESRDQGENWAPVELGTQGTFNSIRRLSDGTLVMVANGGDLAYRKPGESDFTLVRVAKGQDLVDLAENGDGNLWLAGSHGVQPFTIEE, from the coding sequence ATGGATACCACTATGCGGTTAATGATGTTGATTCCGCTTGCCCTGATGGGTGGTCACGCCATGGCGGAGCCACCGGCTCCCACTCCCCTGGCGGCGATCCAAGTCCCCAAAGCCCAAACCAGTCCAATGATGAGCCTCTCCCCCGCGGGCGACGCTCTGGTGGCTGTGGGAAGCCGGGGGCAGGTTCTGATCAAGACAAGCGGTAATGAGGTATGGCAGCAGGCTGAAGTGCCGGTAAGCACTCTGTTGACCCGAGTGTTTATGCTGAACGATCAGCAGGGCTGGGCGGTCGGCCATGATGCCGCGATTCTGCACACCGCCGATGGTGGCAGGAGCTGGAGCCTGCAACAGTGGCGCCCGGACCTGGAAGTGCCCCTGCTGGATATTCATTTCCGGAATGAGAGCGAGGGGGTGGCCGTAGGTGCCTACGGTCAGCTGTTCCGTACCAAGGATGGTGGCAGGTCCTGGCAGTTCGAGTATCTGGACAGCCTGTTGATCGAAGACGACCGCCTCTATCTAGAGGAGATCCGCGCCGACAGCGAGGAGGACTACCTGGCTGAGCGGGCGGCCATGCTGCCCCACATCAATCGCATCCTGGCTCTGCCCGGGGGCGATCTCTTTGCCGTGGGTGAGATGGGGCTGATGGCACGCTCCAACGACTATGGCCGTACCTGGCAACGACTCCCTGAGATCTACTTTGGCTCCCTGTCCGACATGGCCATGGACGACGATGGACGCTGGGTGGTCGTGGGTCTGCGCGGCAATGCCTTTGAAAGCCGGGATCAGGGAGAGAACTGGGCACCTGTGGAGCTGGGTACCCAGGGCACCTTCAACAGCATCCGCCGTCTGTCCGATGGCACCCTGGTGATGGTGGCCAACGGTGGTGACCTTGCCTATCGCAAGCCTGGAGAATCTGACTTTACCCTGGTCCGGGTGGCCAAGGGGCAGGACCTGGTTGATCTCGCCGAAAACGGCGATGGCAACCTTTGGTTGGCCGGCAGTCACGGCGTTCAACCATTCACCATTGAGGAGTAA
- a CDS encoding DUF1329 domain-containing protein — MQVKPLFAAMLALSCSFGAMAKVTPEQAKALGDTLTPVGAEKAGNADGSIPAWTGGITEAPAGYKPGDFHTDPYAGDQALYTITAQNMGEYGELLTPGVKKMFEMYPDTFKMTVYPTHRSASYPQFIYDASITNATTAELVAGGNGLKNAAIGVPFPMPQNGLEAIWNHILRYRGADAQILRGQAAPTASGSYTLVKTDEKIKFLYSRPDANADQLQKDNLLFYFKQVVTSPARLAGTALLVHETMDQEKEPRKAWTYNTGQRRVRRAPNVAFDTPGTASDGMRTTDDFDMYNGSPSRYNWELKGKKEILIPYNNYKLHGADVKYKDILKPGHINMDLVRWEKHRVWEVEATLKDGISHLYKTRTFYLDEDSWQVSLVDLYDKRDQLYRVGMAHAVNYYDLPTLWTTLEVFYDLSSRRYLAMGLDNEDGVASFEEEFSVQKEFTTNALRRSGRR; from the coding sequence ATGCAAGTAAAACCACTTTTCGCGGCCATGCTGGCCCTGAGCTGCAGCTTTGGCGCCATGGCCAAGGTGACCCCGGAGCAGGCCAAGGCCCTGGGTGACACCCTGACGCCTGTTGGTGCCGAGAAAGCCGGCAACGCAGATGGCTCCATTCCTGCCTGGACCGGCGGCATCACCGAGGCGCCCGCCGGTTATAAACCAGGTGACTTCCACACCGACCCTTATGCCGGAGACCAGGCACTGTACACCATTACCGCCCAGAATATGGGTGAGTACGGTGAGCTGCTGACCCCAGGGGTGAAGAAGATGTTCGAGATGTATCCGGACACCTTCAAGATGACCGTCTACCCGACGCATCGCAGCGCGTCCTATCCGCAGTTTATCTATGACGCCTCCATCACCAACGCCACCACCGCCGAGCTGGTGGCCGGGGGCAATGGCCTGAAGAACGCCGCCATCGGTGTGCCGTTCCCCATGCCACAAAACGGACTGGAAGCTATTTGGAACCACATCCTGCGTTATCGCGGCGCCGATGCCCAGATCCTCCGTGGCCAGGCGGCGCCCACCGCCAGTGGCAGTTACACCCTGGTGAAGACCGATGAGAAGATTAAGTTCCTCTACTCGCGGCCTGATGCCAACGCGGATCAGCTTCAGAAAGACAACCTGCTGTTCTACTTCAAGCAGGTGGTGACCTCACCGGCTCGTCTGGCGGGTACCGCTCTACTGGTTCATGAAACCATGGATCAGGAGAAGGAGCCCCGTAAGGCCTGGACCTACAACACAGGTCAGCGCCGGGTCCGTCGTGCCCCCAATGTGGCGTTCGACACTCCGGGCACCGCGTCCGATGGCATGCGGACCACCGATGACTTCGACATGTACAACGGCTCTCCCTCCCGCTACAACTGGGAGCTCAAGGGCAAGAAGGAGATCCTCATCCCCTACAACAACTACAAGTTGCACGGGGCGGATGTGAAGTATAAGGACATCCTCAAGCCTGGCCACATCAACATGGATTTGGTCCGTTGGGAGAAGCACCGGGTGTGGGAAGTGGAAGCGACCCTCAAAGATGGCATCAGCCACCTATACAAGACCCGTACCTTCTACCTGGACGAGGACAGCTGGCAGGTGAGCCTGGTGGATCTCTACGACAAGCGTGACCAGCTCTATCGTGTTGGTATGGCCCATGCGGTGAACTACTACGACCTGCCCACTCTGTGGACCACCCTCGAAGTGTTCTACGATCTGAGCTCTCGTCGCTACCTGGCCATGGGCCTGGACAATGAAGATGGCGTGGCCAGCTTCGAAGAGGAGTTCAGCGTTCAGAAGGAGTTCACCACTAACGCTCTGCGTCGCAGCGGCCGACGCTAA
- a CDS encoding DUF1302 domain-containing protein, whose protein sequence is MRQGAKVFRRSALAASICTVLAAPASAVTFNWGEIEGSFDSTWTVGAAWRVEDRDYGKVAKSSQPGLDWTGYGFDFAGGGFNEVYGGDQLFALPGSYSANQDLGNLLYDQGDTFTEVFKGLHELELVYDNMGVFIRGMYFYDKRLEDSDFDYRNPVSGAKYDVCEDSKAAEYACSDIRLLDAYFFADWDLGDMPLSIRIGEQVVSWGESTLIAHGINSINPVDLARLQAPGAELKEAFIPVGMVWASLGLTENLNVEAFYQYRWEQTRLPVTGTYFSSNDFAGAGGYVNNAQLGFTSNPDNTLDWVLQQYAQLSSVAAQTLEAGGPAALAGLGSAAIAYPTKVTLINYEQEPDDQGQYGIKLGYFAPELNDTEFGFYYMNYHSRRPLISGQTANFGADAVAADLATLAGLNGEVSRNDLLQLNSFSKATLEYPEDIKLYGVSFNTTVGDTSVAGEIAYRQDEPLQIDDVELLFAAMPEQLYNADPEAFAIFENLSQYVKPDGTKVGPGEYAPGYVLTDSTQAQMTLTHIFGPTMGADNFLMLAEVGGVWLHDMPDEAVLRLNGPGTERAGSAGREDNLAVLDILHNGPEEDAFPTDNAWGYRLVAKWDYSNVAFGWNMSPRVVFSHDVSGTTPDPLFLFVEDRKSASVTFAFDYQSRWSADLAYNAFWDGKGSTNSMDDKDFVSFNLKFSI, encoded by the coding sequence ATGAGACAAGGCGCTAAGGTTTTTCGCCGCTCCGCGCTGGCAGCCAGCATCTGTACGGTGTTAGCCGCTCCGGCCTCAGCAGTTACCTTTAATTGGGGAGAGATAGAGGGGAGCTTTGACTCCACCTGGACAGTAGGTGCGGCCTGGCGAGTCGAGGACCGTGACTATGGCAAGGTAGCCAAATCCAGTCAGCCCGGTCTGGACTGGACGGGTTACGGATTTGATTTCGCCGGTGGTGGCTTCAACGAGGTCTACGGCGGCGATCAGCTGTTTGCCCTGCCAGGTTCCTACTCTGCCAACCAGGATCTGGGCAACCTGCTCTATGATCAGGGCGACACCTTCACCGAGGTGTTCAAAGGCCTGCACGAACTGGAACTGGTGTACGACAACATGGGTGTGTTCATCCGTGGCATGTACTTCTACGATAAGCGACTGGAAGACTCGGACTTCGATTACCGCAATCCGGTTTCCGGCGCAAAGTATGACGTGTGTGAAGACTCCAAGGCGGCCGAGTACGCCTGTTCTGACATCCGTCTGCTCGACGCTTACTTCTTTGCCGATTGGGACCTGGGCGACATGCCTCTCTCCATCCGAATCGGTGAGCAGGTGGTCAGCTGGGGTGAGAGCACCCTGATTGCCCACGGCATCAACTCCATCAACCCGGTCGATCTGGCCCGCCTGCAGGCACCCGGGGCCGAACTCAAAGAAGCCTTCATTCCCGTTGGCATGGTGTGGGCCTCCCTGGGCCTGACCGAAAACCTGAACGTGGAAGCCTTCTACCAGTACCGCTGGGAACAGACCCGTCTGCCGGTGACCGGCACCTACTTCTCCAGCAACGACTTTGCCGGAGCGGGTGGCTATGTGAACAACGCCCAGCTGGGCTTTACCTCCAACCCGGACAACACCCTGGACTGGGTGCTTCAGCAGTACGCTCAGCTAAGTTCGGTGGCGGCGCAGACCCTCGAAGCCGGCGGCCCTGCGGCCCTGGCCGGTTTGGGCTCCGCAGCCATTGCCTACCCAACCAAGGTCACCCTGATCAACTATGAGCAGGAGCCTGACGACCAGGGTCAGTACGGTATCAAGCTGGGCTACTTTGCCCCTGAGCTGAACGACACCGAATTTGGCTTCTACTACATGAATTACCACAGCCGTCGTCCGCTGATCAGCGGTCAGACTGCCAACTTCGGCGCCGACGCCGTTGCCGCGGATCTGGCCACTCTGGCTGGTCTGAATGGCGAGGTGTCTCGTAATGATCTTCTGCAGCTCAACTCCTTCTCCAAGGCGACCCTTGAGTATCCGGAAGACATCAAACTGTACGGCGTCTCCTTCAACACCACGGTGGGCGACACCTCGGTCGCCGGTGAGATTGCCTACCGTCAGGATGAGCCTCTGCAGATTGACGACGTTGAGCTGCTGTTTGCCGCCATGCCGGAGCAGTTGTACAACGCCGATCCCGAAGCCTTCGCCATCTTCGAGAACCTGTCCCAGTACGTTAAGCCCGATGGCACCAAGGTAGGCCCAGGTGAGTATGCGCCAGGTTATGTGCTGACCGACAGCACTCAGGCGCAGATGACCCTGACTCACATCTTCGGTCCGACCATGGGTGCAGACAACTTCCTGATGCTGGCCGAAGTGGGTGGGGTCTGGCTGCACGACATGCCCGATGAGGCGGTGCTGCGTCTGAATGGCCCAGGTACCGAACGAGCCGGCTCAGCGGGACGAGAAGATAACCTGGCGGTGCTGGATATCCTGCACAACGGTCCGGAAGAGGACGCGTTCCCCACAGACAACGCCTGGGGTTATCGCCTGGTGGCCAAGTGGGATTACTCCAACGTGGCCTTTGGCTGGAACATGTCGCCCCGAGTGGTGTTCTCCCACGACGTGAGCGGTACCACCCCGGATCCTCTGTTCCTGTTTGTCGAAGATCGTAAGTCCGCTTCCGTGACCTTCGCCTTCGACTATCAGAGCCGTTGGTCTGCTGACCTGGCCTACAACGCTTTCTGGGATGGAAAGGGTTCCACCAACTCTATGGACGACAAAGATTTTGTCTCCTTTAACCTGAAGTTCTCAATCTAA
- a CDS encoding DUF2835 family protein, whose protein sequence is MDYIFDLAIGWQQMQRYYQGQAQVVVVRCLRGRVIHLHPRYLRPFLSARGIHGRFQLTLDNDSQFLNLQRLT, encoded by the coding sequence ATGGATTACATCTTCGATCTGGCCATCGGCTGGCAACAGATGCAACGCTACTACCAGGGTCAGGCCCAGGTGGTGGTGGTGCGCTGTTTGCGGGGCAGGGTGATCCACCTGCACCCCAGATATCTGCGTCCCTTTCTCTCCGCCCGCGGCATCCATGGCCGCTTTCAACTGACCCTCGACAACGACAGCCAGTTCCTGAATTTGCAACGATTGACGTAA